From Corvus moneduloides isolate bCorMon1 chromosome 2, bCorMon1.pri, whole genome shotgun sequence, one genomic window encodes:
- the CEP295 gene encoding centrosomal protein of 295 kDa isoform X6: MFPVDYSTYPKMKRKLATAGKLRLSPNEEAMFLKEEYERRRKLRLQQVREQQKYISFQIRQKVKQRKEEQLHLLEEALRAEWQKAQDEKMKALEELYFSSLRAIGEGHRQAKENEPDLEALAKQAEERKQRAETRHRKALIEQKQQKERLLREQARRTDARKRALEVERQRAAKVASLPPPPPHPFESFDVKKIVAMKPSGAGNFCVTRYHISEALVDREVDGEQPDAHLAAEEEGRRLEELQKEAERERRKQLEKAHVRGSHALKKIQLAKDRKRLLEELEQMQAQDRMRRRQVVAQMPPQLSVPPYKRMEIKEERQRELESAFEEMYNEDWNMKGDLILRFEPQPLPAPSNRAQDNDLDISLEQESACDTQPEFPCDTQQESEHVIEEKVPNEPEKHEEGEACQPRSKLALKKLLNKIRSQKEEWTSKSEKESQSEFETIESGTIASEERPLYDLELNKEQQKITVSEAKDPMKMLENTVAGEKSVLIHPQEQAAKTRMEEAAKIRIEEERQKWNEEIEKQKQEQLTLIKKIEEEKALLEADYLKIQMQTCLEEAKKKKEEEEQGQLVQSHSLPSTDQQNQMEHETTASDTRSPREDSHIRMIRNFQQRLLQQKRLHKQTIEEARKHLQEYQNTLKQRYLSTFATPLSSMETKSINLDPVSEPLLERQGAQPTQSQALEQVNTQEYAQSLPAFSGALRLLEKPSSQKQAEQMHNICPGRSVQFSEASKSKHGEFDLLCDCPSQEQVGMFKTASNHIREPSQSQLPSGSVRKEVTAVRTQPEAQRQHVRFVLPAESSSEFSETVHSEELAQKILNYQKETEVGEEHPFKTSLMPATRRSALADPLACQQGSVESSSGTSPDQLFSSSEPMILAHEESKAQGVEELLISKPGDASLLNYYSGILNLRDRVLASSESIQAQQKYLKELQEQLDAQREALLSKRRIQEQLLLQKQEKLKEQMQRQQEALKEFLNKQVKRMCPNEEGTEAQKPDWINRTDFLQVSENYQQENCGRSKFHRSETISWCIGPVEQTDKTDAGTGETSLISASGEFACVKHHSRALHEGTSPLGITNYEGKASNGSPRQTNPSGRLLQELLMMAAETSYDSAQSQDSQVSQDSSVLAAEGGERLRTCSGPSFRLDNTEVPGSEAFMQQIPCDVTSTISTGSFSASETLNASPVDTGLSSDCREDGILREAANHPWNSSLPSTLQQRQENLSGASESQLSEGEMYFYKENQKEQILGRPTGNLSLNSEDSTHIQAPSIERCFPKMERPFPNFHHQLFQPLEPSVDIDASSSSSCSQYRISQHREFSKTSEFSTESPDMSTFLEVENSSLNRQRGSLPPSLETNGQNNTASEEESARENVTPGSEESFHPLQLEYTLSDDCQNADQPEDLDTVSQRSFEQIPEIKNRGNENCISPASEYEELSRSVGCINLQSSVEDLRNESLIQLEEQKSFYQLDTTPVTMDETFPQQLLEETVSSEKLPLEAFDKKKHVKLPEKSVHVDEVNKAVGLHSQCSMNIKEPDQSSPEGQESVRVLRETNLEDSDVHLHTVLQQNSSLLQRHEKYSHHVPRSSCHIPVWETESGCGIMEEPELTLISSNDISIVESDTEHPNQEKIKDAMDNPGGVDQSECNVFTEEREFLPLAPDADYSAFIRPVSSPKAQSPNESGCPSQQTAVMLLEFAATAGSLQKSFLKRKQNFIQESLKRVEAIKNKERENEKLEARKLQRGKSEKLRSRQESPDSGKNGALANQLKKVGEVKVSSPEDRKAAEIEMHQRTVRKCWKNCEPRRLGKHHDRQRLGQQGHTVVLVKSRPLNDADLVVNCEATWESSALSCRRTVSTPNPPVHRAHYSSRRTVLLSTLSQTELLA, from the exons GAACCTGACTTAGAAGCTCTGGCAAAGcaagcagaggaaaggaaacaaagagcagAGACAAGACACAGAAAAGCTCTGATagaacagaagcagcaaaaagaaagattaCTTCGTGAGCAAGCAAG ACGAACAGATGCACGTAAACGTGCTCTGGAAGTGGAAAGACAAAGAGCAGCCAAAGTTGCAAGCCTGCCACCTCCTCCACCACATCCTTTTGAG AGCTTTGACGTGAAAAAGATTGTTGCGATGAAGCCCTCTGGTGCTGGCAACTTTTGTGTTACACGTTACCATATTTCTGAAGCTTTGGTGGACAGAGAAGTGGACGGAGAGCAG CCAGATGCTCATTTAGCTGCTGAAGAAGAGGGGAGACGTTTGGAGGAACTACagaaggaggcagagagggagagaagaaagcagcttGAAAAGGCACATGTTAGAGGAAGTCATGCCTTGAAGAAGATCCAGTTGGCCAAG GACAGGAAAAGGCTCCTGGAAGAACTGGAGCAAATGCAAGCTCAGGACCGGATGCGCAGGAGACAGGTTGTCGCACAGATGCCACCTCAGCTTTCAGTGCCACCATACAAACgcatggaaataaaagaagaaaggcagagagaacTGGAGTCTGCGTTTGAAGAAATGTACAATGAAGACTGGA ACATGAAAGGAGACCTGATTTTGCGGTTTGAGCCACAACCTTTGCCAGCCCCTTCTAACAGAGCTCAAGATAATGATCTTGATATCTCTTTGGAGCAAGAATCTGCTTGTGACACTCAACCAGAGTTTCCTTGTGATACTCAACAAGAATCAGAACATGTGATAGAAGAGAAGGTCCCTAATGAGCCAGAAA AGCATGAAGAAGGAGAAGCCTGCCAGCCTCGATCAAAACTTGCCTTAAAGAAATTGTTGAACAAGATTAGAAGCCAAAAAGAGGAGTGGACATCAAAAAGTGAGAAAGAGAGTCAAAGTGAATTTGAGACTATTGAATCAGGCACAATTGCTAGTGAAGAGAGACCATTGTATGATTTAGAACTTaacaaggagcagcagaaaattACAGTATCTGAAGCCAAAG ACCCTATGAAAATGTTGGAAAATACAGTTGCAGGTGAAAAGTCAGTTCTAATCCATCCTCAAGAACAAGCAGCTAAAACCAGAATGGAAGAGGCAGCTAAAATTAGAATAGAAGAGGAGAGACAGAAGTGG aATGAGGAaatagagaaacagaaacaggagcagctgaccttgattaaaaaaattgagGAAGAGAAAGCTCTTTTGGAGGCTGATTATCTGAAGATCCAAATGCAAACCTGTTTGGAGGaggctaagaaaaaaaaagaagaggaagagcaaggtCAGCTGGTGCAAAGCCACAGTCTCCCTTCCACAGATCAGCAGAACCAAATGGAACATGAG aCTACTGCATCAGACACCAGGAGTCCAAGAGAAGACAGTCATATACGGATGATCCGTAATTTTCAACAACGCCTTCTGCAGCAAAAAAG GTTGCACAAACAGACCATTGAAGAAGCTAGAAAGCATCTACAGGAGTATCAGAATACACTGAAGCAAAGGTACTTGTCTACTTTTGCAACACCTCTGAGCTCAATGGAAACAAAATCCATTAATTTAGATCCTGTCTCAGAGCCACTCCTAGAGAGGCAAGGAGCACAGCCAACACAATCCCAGGCATTGGAACAAGTCAATACCCAAGAATATGCGCAGTCATTACCTGCATTTTCAGGAGCGTTGCGTCTGTTGGAAAAACCATCTTCACAGAAGCAGGCAGAGCAAATGCATAACATTTGTCCTGGAAGATCAGTGCAGTTTTCAGAAGCATCAAAATCGAAGCATGGAGAGTTTGACTTGCTGTGTGACTGTCCTTCACAGGAACAAGTGGGAATGTTCAAAACTGCCAGTAATCACATCAGAGAGCCATCCCAGTCCCAGTTGCCATCAGGGTCAGTCAGGAAAGAAGTCACTGCAGTAAGAACACAACCAGAAGCACAGCGACAACATGTTAGATTTGTGTTGCCTGCAGAAAGTTCCTCTGAGTTTTCAGAAACAGTGCACTCTGAAGAGTTAGCTCAGAAGATACTTAACTATCAGAAAGAGACAGAAGTTGGAGAAGAGCATCCATTTAAGACATCCCTCATGCCAGCAACAAGGAGATCAGCCTTGGCTGATCCTTTAGCCTGTCAGCAGGGATCTGTAGAGAGCAGCAGCGGAACAAGCCCTGATCAACTGTTCAGTTCTTCTGAACCCATGATTCTAGCACATGAAGAATCTAAAGCCCAGGGTGTTGAGGAATTATTGATATCAAAACCAGGAGATGCATCTTTGTTAAATTATTATTCTGGTATATTGAATTTAAGGGACAGAGTGTTGGCCTCATCAGAAAGCATCCAAGCTCAGcaaaagtatttgaaagaaTTGCAAGAACAGCTAGATGCACAAAGAGAAGCTCTTCTTTCTAAACGGAGAATACAGGAACAACTACTTTTacagaagcaagagaaattgaAGGAGCAGATGCAGAGACAGCAAGAGGCTTTGAAAGAATTTCTAAACAAGCAG GTGAAACGTATGTGCCCAAATGAAGAAGGGACAGAGGCACAAAAGCCTGACTGGATTAATAGAACTGACTTTCTCCAAGTCTCAGAAAACTACCAGCAAGAGAATTGTGGCAGGAGTAAATTTCACAGAAGTGAAACGATTTCTTGGTGCATTGGTCCAGTTGAGCAAACTG ATAAAACAGATGCTGGTACTGGAGAAACTTCTCTGATTTCAGCCTCTGGGGAGTTTGCATGTGTGAAGCATCACAGTCGTGCTCTTCATGAAGGCACCTCTCCTTTGGGTATAACAAACTATGAAGGAAAAGCCTCCAATGGAAGTCCAAGGCAAACTAATCCATCAGGGAGATTATTGCAAGAATTGCTGATGATGGCTGCTGAAACTTCATATGATTCAG CCCAGTCCCAGGATTCTCAAGTGTCTCAAGATTCATCAGTTCTTGCTGCTGAAGGCGGAGAGAGACTTAGAACATGTTCTGGACCATCATTCAGGCTTGATAATACG GAAGTACCAGGTTCAGAGGCTTTCATGCAACAAATACCCTGTGATGTAACTTCAACAATTTCCACTGGCAGCTTTTCAGCCAGTGAAACGTTGAATGCAAGCCCTGTTGACACTG GATTATCTTCTGACTGTAGAGAAGATGGAATtctgagagaagcagcaaaCCACCCTTGGAACTCCTCACTTCCTTCTACCTTGCAGCAGAGGCAAGAGAATTTGTCTGGAGCATCTGAAAGTCAGCTCTCTGAAGGAGAGATGTACTTTTataaggaaaaccagaaagagcAGATCCTGGGGAGACCTACTGGGAACTTGAGTTTGAACTCAGAGGACAGTACACATATCCAAG CTCCATCAATTGAACGCTGTTTTCCTAAAATGGAGAGACCTTTTCCAAACTTTCATCACCAGCTTTTTCAGCCCCTGGAACCAAGTGTTGACATTGatgcatcatcatcatcatcctgtTCTCAGTACAGAatttcacagcacagagaatTTAGCAAG ACTTCAGAATTTTCAACAGAAAGTCCAGATATGTCTACATTTCTAGAAGTGGAAAACTCCAGTCTGAACAGACAAAGAGGCAGTCTACCTCCTAGTCTTGAAACAAATGGGCAAAACAACACTGCATCAGAAGAAGAGTCTGCTAGAGAAAATGTCACTCCAG GATCTGAAGAATCTTTTCACCCACTGCAATTAGAATATACTCTGAGTGATGACTGTCAGAATGCTGATCAGCCAGAGGATCTTGACACCGTGTCACAGAGATCTTTTGAACAAATCcctgaaattaaaaacagaggCAATGAGAACTGTATTTCACCTGCAAGTGAATATGAAGAGCTGTCAAGAAGTGTGGGATGTATTAATCTGCAGAGTTCAGTGGAAGATCTGCGGAATGAAAGTCTGATTCAACTGGAAGAGCAAAAATCATTTTATCAGCTAGATACCACACCAGTTACAATGGATGAAACTTTCCCTCAGCAGTTATTAGAAGAGACTGTGTCTTCTGAAAAGTTACCTTTGGAGGCATTTGATAAGAAGAAACATGTGAAGCTTCCTGAAAAATCAGTTCATGTAGATGAAGTAAATAAAGCTGTGGGGCTGCATTCTCAGTGCAGTATGAATATAAAGGAGCCAGATCAAAGCTCTCCAGAAGGACAAGAATCTGTGAGGGTTCTCAGAGAAACCAACTTGGAAGACTCAGATGTCCACTTGCACACTGTTCTACAACAGAACAGTTCTTTACtgcaaagacatgaaaaatattctcatcATGTGCCCAGAAGCTCATGTCATATTCCAGTCTGG gaGACTGAGTCAGGGTGTGGTATTATGGAAGAACCTGAGCTCACTCTAATAAGCTCCAATGACATCAGTATTGTAGAATCAGACACTGAACATCCTAACCAAGAGAAAATTAAGGATGCAATGGATAACCCAGGAGGTGTGGATCAGTCTGAATGTAATGTTTTTACTGAG GAGAGAGAATTTTTACCACTAGCTCCAGATGCAGATTATTCAGCATTCATAAGGCCTGTCAGTTCTCCCAAAGCCCAGAGTCCCAACGAGAGTGGCTGTCCATCACAGCAGACTGCAG tgaTGCTTCTGGAATTTGCAGCTACCGCCGGAAGTTTACAAAAatcttttctaaaaagaaagcagaatttcatcCAGGAATCTCTGAAAAGAgtagaagcaataaaaaataaagagagagaaaatgaaaagctggaAGCAAGAAAGCTTCAAAGAGGAAAGTCTGAGAAGCTAAGAAGCAGACAGGAGTCTCCAGACTCTG gaaaaAATGGTGCACTTGCCAATCAGTTGAAAAAAGTAGGAGAAGTGAAAGTATCTTCTCCAGAGGacaggaaagctgcagagatTGAAATGCACCAGCGTACGGTCAG aaaatgctggaaaaactGCGAGCCAAGAAGACTTGGAAAGCACCATGACAGGCAAAGACTTGGGCAACAAGGACACACAGTGGTATTGGTAAAATCCAGGCCACTGAATGATGCAGACTTAGTGGTGAATTGTGAAGCCACTTGGGAATCCTCAGCTTTAAGCTGCAGGAGAACAGTGAGTACCCCAAACCCCCCCGTTCACAGAGCTCACTACAGCAGCAGAAGGACTGTGCTGCTTTCAACATTGTCTCAGACTGAGTTACTCGCCTGA
- the CEP295 gene encoding centrosomal protein of 295 kDa isoform X5 — translation MFPVDYSTYPKMKRKLATAGKLRLSPNEEAMFLKEEYERRRKLRLQQVREQQKYISFQIRQKVKQRKEEQLHLLEEALRAEWQKAQDEKMKALEELYFSSLRAIGEGHRQAKENEPDLEALAKQAEERKQRAETRHRKALIEQKQQKERLLREQARRTDARKRALEVERQRAAKVASLPPPPPHPFESFDVKKIVAMKPSGAGNFCVTRYHISEALVDREVDGEQPDAHLAAEEEGRRLEELQKEAERERRKQLEKAHVRGSHALKKIQLAKDRKRLLEELEQMQAQDRMRRRQVVAQMPPQLSVPPYKRMEIKEERQRELESAFEEMYNEDWNMKGDLILRFEPQPLPAPSNRAQDNDLDISLEQESACDTQPEFPCDTQQESEHVIEEKVPNEPEKHEEGEACQPRSKLALKKLLNKIRSQKEEWTSKSEKESQSEFETIESGTIASEERPLYDLELNKEQQKITVSEAKDPMKMLENTVAGEKSVLIHPQEQAAKTRMEEAAKIRIEEERQKWNEEIEKQKQEQLTLIKKIEEEKALLEADYLKIQMQTCLEEAKKKKEEEEQGQLVQSHSLPSTDQQNQMEHETTASDTRSPREDSHIRMIRNFQQRLLQQKRLHKQTIEEARKHLQEYQNTLKQRYLSTFATPLSSMETKSINLDPVSEPLLERQGAQPTQSQALEQVNTQEYAQSLPAFSGALRLLEKPSSQKQAEQMHNICPGRSVQFSEASKSKHGEFDLLCDCPSQEQVGMFKTASNHIREPSQSQLPSGSVRKEVTAVRTQPEAQRQHVRFVLPAESSSEFSETVHSEELAQKILNYQKETEVGEEHPFKTSLMPATRRSALADPLACQQGSVESSSGTSPDQLFSSSEPMILAHEESKAQGVEELLISKPGDASLLNYYSGILNLRDRVLASSESIQAQQKYLKELQEQLDAQREALLSKRRIQEQLLLQKQEKLKEQMQRQQEALKEFLNKQVKRMCPNEEGTEAQKPDWINRTDFLQVSENYQQENCGRSKFHRSETISWCIGPVEQTDQSEKVLCREKRRSSKPPVTKVKLGLGLQQHELSVIPEIDTPKSCSLSFSDKTDAGTGETSLISASGEFACVKHHSRALHEGTSPLGITNYEGKASNGSPRQTNPSGRLLQELLMMAAETSYDSAQSQDSQVSQDSSVLAAEGGERLRTCSGPSFRLDNTEVPGSEAFMQQIPCDVTSTISTGSFSASETLNASPVDTGLSSDCREDGILREAANHPWNSSLPSTLQQRQENLSGASESQLSEGEMYFYKENQKEQILGRPTGNLSLNSEDSTHIQAPSIERCFPKMERPFPNFHHQLFQPLEPSVDIDASSSSSCSQYRISQHREFSKTSEFSTESPDMSTFLEVENSSLNRQRGSLPPSLETNGQNNTASEEESARENVTPGSEESFHPLQLEYTLSDDCQNADQPEDLDTVSQRSFEQIPEIKNRGNENCISPASEYEELSRSVGCINLQSSVEDLRNESLIQLEEQKSFYQLDTTPVTMDETFPQQLLEETVSSEKLPLEAFDKKKHVKLPEKSVHVDEVNKAVGLHSQCSMNIKEPDQSSPEGQESVRVLRETNLEDSDVHLHTVLQQNSSLLQRHEKYSHHVPRSSCHIPVWETESGCGIMEEPELTLISSNDISIVESDTEHPNQEKIKDAMDNPGGVDQSECNVFTEEREFLPLAPDADYSAFIRPVSSPKAQSPNESGCPSQQTAVMLLEFAATAGSLQKSFLKRKQNFIQESLKRVEAIKNKERENEKLEARKLQRGKSEKLRSRQESPDSGKNGALANQLKKVGEVKVSSPEDRKAAEIEMHQRTVRLYNQLAEVKIRNEEKTRQETYARNREKAKEFQKKMLEKLRAKKTWKAP, via the exons GAACCTGACTTAGAAGCTCTGGCAAAGcaagcagaggaaaggaaacaaagagcagAGACAAGACACAGAAAAGCTCTGATagaacagaagcagcaaaaagaaagattaCTTCGTGAGCAAGCAAG ACGAACAGATGCACGTAAACGTGCTCTGGAAGTGGAAAGACAAAGAGCAGCCAAAGTTGCAAGCCTGCCACCTCCTCCACCACATCCTTTTGAG AGCTTTGACGTGAAAAAGATTGTTGCGATGAAGCCCTCTGGTGCTGGCAACTTTTGTGTTACACGTTACCATATTTCTGAAGCTTTGGTGGACAGAGAAGTGGACGGAGAGCAG CCAGATGCTCATTTAGCTGCTGAAGAAGAGGGGAGACGTTTGGAGGAACTACagaaggaggcagagagggagagaagaaagcagcttGAAAAGGCACATGTTAGAGGAAGTCATGCCTTGAAGAAGATCCAGTTGGCCAAG GACAGGAAAAGGCTCCTGGAAGAACTGGAGCAAATGCAAGCTCAGGACCGGATGCGCAGGAGACAGGTTGTCGCACAGATGCCACCTCAGCTTTCAGTGCCACCATACAAACgcatggaaataaaagaagaaaggcagagagaacTGGAGTCTGCGTTTGAAGAAATGTACAATGAAGACTGGA ACATGAAAGGAGACCTGATTTTGCGGTTTGAGCCACAACCTTTGCCAGCCCCTTCTAACAGAGCTCAAGATAATGATCTTGATATCTCTTTGGAGCAAGAATCTGCTTGTGACACTCAACCAGAGTTTCCTTGTGATACTCAACAAGAATCAGAACATGTGATAGAAGAGAAGGTCCCTAATGAGCCAGAAA AGCATGAAGAAGGAGAAGCCTGCCAGCCTCGATCAAAACTTGCCTTAAAGAAATTGTTGAACAAGATTAGAAGCCAAAAAGAGGAGTGGACATCAAAAAGTGAGAAAGAGAGTCAAAGTGAATTTGAGACTATTGAATCAGGCACAATTGCTAGTGAAGAGAGACCATTGTATGATTTAGAACTTaacaaggagcagcagaaaattACAGTATCTGAAGCCAAAG ACCCTATGAAAATGTTGGAAAATACAGTTGCAGGTGAAAAGTCAGTTCTAATCCATCCTCAAGAACAAGCAGCTAAAACCAGAATGGAAGAGGCAGCTAAAATTAGAATAGAAGAGGAGAGACAGAAGTGG aATGAGGAaatagagaaacagaaacaggagcagctgaccttgattaaaaaaattgagGAAGAGAAAGCTCTTTTGGAGGCTGATTATCTGAAGATCCAAATGCAAACCTGTTTGGAGGaggctaagaaaaaaaaagaagaggaagagcaaggtCAGCTGGTGCAAAGCCACAGTCTCCCTTCCACAGATCAGCAGAACCAAATGGAACATGAG aCTACTGCATCAGACACCAGGAGTCCAAGAGAAGACAGTCATATACGGATGATCCGTAATTTTCAACAACGCCTTCTGCAGCAAAAAAG GTTGCACAAACAGACCATTGAAGAAGCTAGAAAGCATCTACAGGAGTATCAGAATACACTGAAGCAAAGGTACTTGTCTACTTTTGCAACACCTCTGAGCTCAATGGAAACAAAATCCATTAATTTAGATCCTGTCTCAGAGCCACTCCTAGAGAGGCAAGGAGCACAGCCAACACAATCCCAGGCATTGGAACAAGTCAATACCCAAGAATATGCGCAGTCATTACCTGCATTTTCAGGAGCGTTGCGTCTGTTGGAAAAACCATCTTCACAGAAGCAGGCAGAGCAAATGCATAACATTTGTCCTGGAAGATCAGTGCAGTTTTCAGAAGCATCAAAATCGAAGCATGGAGAGTTTGACTTGCTGTGTGACTGTCCTTCACAGGAACAAGTGGGAATGTTCAAAACTGCCAGTAATCACATCAGAGAGCCATCCCAGTCCCAGTTGCCATCAGGGTCAGTCAGGAAAGAAGTCACTGCAGTAAGAACACAACCAGAAGCACAGCGACAACATGTTAGATTTGTGTTGCCTGCAGAAAGTTCCTCTGAGTTTTCAGAAACAGTGCACTCTGAAGAGTTAGCTCAGAAGATACTTAACTATCAGAAAGAGACAGAAGTTGGAGAAGAGCATCCATTTAAGACATCCCTCATGCCAGCAACAAGGAGATCAGCCTTGGCTGATCCTTTAGCCTGTCAGCAGGGATCTGTAGAGAGCAGCAGCGGAACAAGCCCTGATCAACTGTTCAGTTCTTCTGAACCCATGATTCTAGCACATGAAGAATCTAAAGCCCAGGGTGTTGAGGAATTATTGATATCAAAACCAGGAGATGCATCTTTGTTAAATTATTATTCTGGTATATTGAATTTAAGGGACAGAGTGTTGGCCTCATCAGAAAGCATCCAAGCTCAGcaaaagtatttgaaagaaTTGCAAGAACAGCTAGATGCACAAAGAGAAGCTCTTCTTTCTAAACGGAGAATACAGGAACAACTACTTTTacagaagcaagagaaattgaAGGAGCAGATGCAGAGACAGCAAGAGGCTTTGAAAGAATTTCTAAACAAGCAG GTGAAACGTATGTGCCCAAATGAAGAAGGGACAGAGGCACAAAAGCCTGACTGGATTAATAGAACTGACTTTCTCCAAGTCTCAGAAAACTACCAGCAAGAGAATTGTGGCAGGAGTAAATTTCACAGAAGTGAAACGATTTCTTGGTGCATTGGTCCAGTTGAGCAAACTG ACCAATCTGAGAAAGTTCTCTGTAGAGAGAAGCGGAGATCTTCCAAACCACCAGTGACAAAAGTCAAGTTAGGGCTTGGTTTGCAACAACATGAACTTAGTGTTATACCAGAGATAGACACACCAAAAAGTTGCAGCCTCTCTTTTTCAG ATAAAACAGATGCTGGTACTGGAGAAACTTCTCTGATTTCAGCCTCTGGGGAGTTTGCATGTGTGAAGCATCACAGTCGTGCTCTTCATGAAGGCACCTCTCCTTTGGGTATAACAAACTATGAAGGAAAAGCCTCCAATGGAAGTCCAAGGCAAACTAATCCATCAGGGAGATTATTGCAAGAATTGCTGATGATGGCTGCTGAAACTTCATATGATTCAG CCCAGTCCCAGGATTCTCAAGTGTCTCAAGATTCATCAGTTCTTGCTGCTGAAGGCGGAGAGAGACTTAGAACATGTTCTGGACCATCATTCAGGCTTGATAATACG GAAGTACCAGGTTCAGAGGCTTTCATGCAACAAATACCCTGTGATGTAACTTCAACAATTTCCACTGGCAGCTTTTCAGCCAGTGAAACGTTGAATGCAAGCCCTGTTGACACTG GATTATCTTCTGACTGTAGAGAAGATGGAATtctgagagaagcagcaaaCCACCCTTGGAACTCCTCACTTCCTTCTACCTTGCAGCAGAGGCAAGAGAATTTGTCTGGAGCATCTGAAAGTCAGCTCTCTGAAGGAGAGATGTACTTTTataaggaaaaccagaaagagcAGATCCTGGGGAGACCTACTGGGAACTTGAGTTTGAACTCAGAGGACAGTACACATATCCAAG CTCCATCAATTGAACGCTGTTTTCCTAAAATGGAGAGACCTTTTCCAAACTTTCATCACCAGCTTTTTCAGCCCCTGGAACCAAGTGTTGACATTGatgcatcatcatcatcatcctgtTCTCAGTACAGAatttcacagcacagagaatTTAGCAAG ACTTCAGAATTTTCAACAGAAAGTCCAGATATGTCTACATTTCTAGAAGTGGAAAACTCCAGTCTGAACAGACAAAGAGGCAGTCTACCTCCTAGTCTTGAAACAAATGGGCAAAACAACACTGCATCAGAAGAAGAGTCTGCTAGAGAAAATGTCACTCCAG GATCTGAAGAATCTTTTCACCCACTGCAATTAGAATATACTCTGAGTGATGACTGTCAGAATGCTGATCAGCCAGAGGATCTTGACACCGTGTCACAGAGATCTTTTGAACAAATCcctgaaattaaaaacagaggCAATGAGAACTGTATTTCACCTGCAAGTGAATATGAAGAGCTGTCAAGAAGTGTGGGATGTATTAATCTGCAGAGTTCAGTGGAAGATCTGCGGAATGAAAGTCTGATTCAACTGGAAGAGCAAAAATCATTTTATCAGCTAGATACCACACCAGTTACAATGGATGAAACTTTCCCTCAGCAGTTATTAGAAGAGACTGTGTCTTCTGAAAAGTTACCTTTGGAGGCATTTGATAAGAAGAAACATGTGAAGCTTCCTGAAAAATCAGTTCATGTAGATGAAGTAAATAAAGCTGTGGGGCTGCATTCTCAGTGCAGTATGAATATAAAGGAGCCAGATCAAAGCTCTCCAGAAGGACAAGAATCTGTGAGGGTTCTCAGAGAAACCAACTTGGAAGACTCAGATGTCCACTTGCACACTGTTCTACAACAGAACAGTTCTTTACtgcaaagacatgaaaaatattctcatcATGTGCCCAGAAGCTCATGTCATATTCCAGTCTGG gaGACTGAGTCAGGGTGTGGTATTATGGAAGAACCTGAGCTCACTCTAATAAGCTCCAATGACATCAGTATTGTAGAATCAGACACTGAACATCCTAACCAAGAGAAAATTAAGGATGCAATGGATAACCCAGGAGGTGTGGATCAGTCTGAATGTAATGTTTTTACTGAG GAGAGAGAATTTTTACCACTAGCTCCAGATGCAGATTATTCAGCATTCATAAGGCCTGTCAGTTCTCCCAAAGCCCAGAGTCCCAACGAGAGTGGCTGTCCATCACAGCAGACTGCAG tgaTGCTTCTGGAATTTGCAGCTACCGCCGGAAGTTTACAAAAatcttttctaaaaagaaagcagaatttcatcCAGGAATCTCTGAAAAGAgtagaagcaataaaaaataaagagagagaaaatgaaaagctggaAGCAAGAAAGCTTCAAAGAGGAAAGTCTGAGAAGCTAAGAAGCAGACAGGAGTCTCCAGACTCTG gaaaaAATGGTGCACTTGCCAATCAGTTGAAAAAAGTAGGAGAAGTGAAAGTATCTTCTCCAGAGGacaggaaagctgcagagatTGAAATGCACCAGCGTACGGTCAG aCTTTATAATCAACTTGCAGAagtaaaaatcagaaatgaagaaaaaacaaggCAGGAAACTTATGctagaaacagagaaaaagctAAAGAGTTTCAAAAG aaaatgctggaaaaactGCGAGCCAAGAAGACTTGGAAAGCACCATGA